The window tttaaaaaaaacacgtacAGCTTCCTTTGTACAATTTTAAAACCATATAAAATAtctaaacaaaacaaagcaaaccacatctgaaaaaaaaaaatcagctctcacttcatgagcgaataataccttttctggaatcaaatgcttcagtaaccagcacaaaggttgaattttgctgggaattgcacagctgtcttgcctttgttctgaaagcaagtaacccaactttggcaagtgggacctcggatggaaaattgctggcagcagccaaTTATGAAGATGCTTGATGGAACGGCATTCAAattaaggatttcagtctggctgaaacatcaaaatggctattaGGCTAATAGCTCTTAAAAGGAGAAggagattggccaggcagtcatccagtTCCAGTGGCTGGGACgtatcactgagtacccttgtgtcctcttgactgccaaagtgtagtcaggataatagacggcaggaaggcagaagaaaggaaggaaagaaagaagaaaaaaagtgtctGGGCATTATTAAACAACCAGTgtctccaagaacaacatattttatgtgatgagtgcctcactgtctcaccttttccagCGCTTTTTGCGAGGTGCTtggctcttccatttccaagtgtCTGGCTGAGGTAATGCTCTCGTCTGAATCCTCATTCCGAAGGGATGCTGgctgctcagagcttttagttGGAGCGCTGTGtactttaacacctctccttgaaaacaggctgcacaagggaaaggggacacaacAAAAATATGGAAACGTCATTGCATTCTAGACAAACTGtcaaaaaaattaaactagaatgaaggtatattgatgatgagagtaccaggagtttgatgttcgccacatttgacctgtgagaaattaatagtggcacactcataccAAGAGCTAGCATTACTAGTATTGAATATTGTTACATTGCCTAATAGTTAaggagtatatgaataggttacaatgtttgcatatttgagtggcacaagaatctggacttttTGCAATGTTATTCAACCTATCAACCTCAATCTTATGAatggcaaaatgtggatttgaacacccacagggtggaaaatttcccccaacctggccacatgctagtGTGTACATAATTTCTTCCCTAAAGCtgaagtttattaaaaataaaacataaaacgtaaaacaaagtaacaccattgataattgatagaaaactgtacacagcactttgtaaggtaggacagtgaactctgaatttggccttcagtatattggtactgcaaacgttaggatttctattcagcaacttgcatttatattgcacgtttaacatagaaaattttccaaaactctcaaaagaagtacagcagatggcatgataaaaaattcccacactgaaaatcctgattgtTGGTATATTGGGCATTAAatagtacagggagcaagagcagacggctgctgaaatgtgagattgcacactaatgctgcaatgttgattgcctgcacttcgagaatcacaattaagccgcagaagcctaaatcacatccatgtaacatccacactcatgtaaagagaagatatcccaggaagtgaataagtgtttcccttctctttcttggtttctatataatagtcacatgtcacagtccagatcactgcaaggcacaacacagcaacaacGCATGGTTTTTTCTCTGAAACTCTACatgggtaggtgggagaaaaacctgactttgctgagttctggtcagTCCTTGCCTATTGAACAGAAATACAAGATAATATCTCCAACTCAGGAACATTACTGAAAACAATAACTTTGaagtctttacacatgtatgcgtgacaacacaaacacataatttcatgtcaacttctacatggaaagagatttgagttttGAGGTGGAGTTTCAAATGTGAgaagcatggctgataatttttcaacagaagatatttctgctgcctgctgacccacaaagtagcacacaaatctgatttttcactcaaaattgttaaacattgctagttttcattatacaggcccacaaatatgcaaatttaattcactgcaacaccttttttgcttacttgtctctcataaacaaattcataAATTTAGCCACGGTGCAACAAACTTCTCAGTGGATAAATGAGAATCGCgaggcaataccaagctcatcacaggtccacattctacattCATGGCCATAGCAAAGAATCtgtatcaatcagtctacactaGACACATGCACGAGGTGAGAATAACACCACCACTCCTTGCATCGTCTCAAATTACTCGACCAGGTACTAAAAACATCCCACTCCAATGAAACAATAATGACCACGcatcaaatgtctctatttgtcaaggaacagatgtaCTTATCTTTCTGTCCAATCATCCCGAtaaaaaaggaaataatgagatatctgaggtgcttaacatgggatacttaccagctgaggcgcttcaacacactctttttgggctttggcggtttctcgagttcagaggagctgcaggaCAGCAGATAAACAtgttcagacaagattcatttaaaaagaatcaggtGCCTTTGTTCAATACTCTGAATATTTTTGGCAAAATGAATCATTTACAGAGAattgaaactgcatgaatgataattttgtttgcaaaaggcacgtgtTTTCAGGCAAGAGAACACGGAACATTACTTTGACTAATGAGCAACAAAATCTCTTCTGTGGGCAcatcaatcttttctgctttatgaacagcagatcaagacaataagaattctgaagaagtgtcaccagacccaaaagttaactctgctttctttccacagatgctgccagacctgcttaatttttttcagcaatttctcttggtgtttctgatttccggcatctgcagttcctttgggtattttttttttaccaagacgaTAACCTTCttagtctttttgcagaacacatagaATTGAAAAAAATTTGATGCAACACGACAGtattgattcattgagcaactggctttatcctcataggtcagaattcattgtcaaaactttgaaaccaaggaaaaggaagacagtaagtaaactggcagctcactagcattaaacagcaattatagCTAGAGAcgatttcacacacaacccttaactgttttacctgcacactcctacaataccagttacgtactcgctatcctcacttaagtattgttgcataaagaacgagtctagaaaattctcgtttgAACGAAGGGTGTATgatgagcaagcaaactgcagggatttgatacccaaaattatttcatattcctgaaagaacacaaataaataatgagctgttaaagaaagtttaaactgctataattgTTCCTGCTAAATCCTAGTCcgtggtattttgaacagcatcgataactttattcaaagtgcacagtacatcatgtcacaaaaatatttctgctttggaaataaatgacacgaACGTGATTTTGAAGGAGATATTTCTGTACaaattatccaggatggtttcaggacactaattcccaaaacagtgtttcaaagatggatttttttttaaatgattcacTCAAGAACAATACGCTGATTTCGGGTGAAGACAAGAAAagttatgaaagatcattcatcGACGCAAAGGAGGTCTGctaagtacaaaataagtggctgatctatagtaactgGTACCAAGACAGACGGggaaaatgttgagttaatttttcaaagttgcaccACCAcgaaattgaatggaccatgagcagcttgaagttactggactattttctttcaaccacagtggcttcttggttgaatcttgtcacaatttgacatgtaaaaaggggcaggcctctctaagtcaaactctgacaacatgttactgccaagttgtaaagtcccagccagttttcaacaggtcagtgaaaataaacacttcactacatccacatcagccacgacaaatggcgggccatttgacagattacattccgagctggcgaattggagtcacacagcgttggatgcctattttgccacccagctgattttacatcacatggcccagtttggcaaattcagcatcagctgcttctgatcggaacctattctattcatagggatctcaagttacagctctgtttgtcataaggtcaaattcctctcaaattAATATTCCcaggttgcctgctgaatgttgcagtacaagaCGAAAATacaatctgtgtgggtttcctctgggtgctctggtttcttcccaaggtccaaagatgtgcaggttaggtgggttgcccatgttaaattgcctgtcgtTCCCAGGGATATTTACGTTCAGTGGGTTAGacgtggggaatgggtctgggtgggacgcgcTTCAGAGTGGccatgtgaacttgttgggccacatggcccgtttccacactgtggggatttgatgataccttcaacagtaaccatggcaacagggatgtttgagaatttggtattaccaaattcagaaatatggagtaaaaaatactgcccagtcagtgagaacCCCAACAGCTGCAATCCCTCAATTTTTTGACATCCCATGACGAAATGATGTCTCTCATCTAAAGGAaaatactaatatggagagattgtttacccagtgtcttcaataatgaaacagcttccatgacactgagattaattgAACAACATCTTCACTCACATAACGCCTGGCATATCCTGTACGTGGCTGTGACTGCTCAAAGGTAAATTGCAGCACATTAGCAGCGcaaaagcaagccatttggctgaactgctccatgctgatctttacacctctcccaccttgaTTCAACTCTTAATATGCCTCTttgtgtcctttctgacatctaactttctctcaaactcatctgtgctcatcctctcaacgagtcctggtagcagcagcttctgcaatctggctgctctgagcaacaaagcatctccttaattctttattggatttattagtgaccatatacatttaggatgcAGTTGTAGATCCACCTACACTcccatcaagcaaataaagcagcacatgagtgaaaagcatgcttttcccctttcagacaattccaaacattttgcacaatgcaattttcagtactaactttttgtctcttgtcaaagtagatccagccattctgtaagagatagacaaggacaaagaaaattaattcaatatggaCAAAGATCAAATGGTACTACacgatcatgaaatttaaaagatcagaagtgaaatacaagctctgtaaacttggttccattttagGATATCGTCAAAGGTCAATCACAAATGATCTATCATACCACTAGGTCCAACTTTGgacattacatagagccctttgctccagtcaagtagGTCAGTGCCAAGCTGGTGGCATTCTCAGCTGCTTAACTGCTCAATAGGCAGGGACATCCAGGTACCAAATTTAgctgtacagaataaaaatgatttgCAACTTATCCAACTTTTTGTAAAActaaacccatattcaattaactgcaaaatgaattgaATGTTCCTTTGTtaacaaattgtttgattcacagcacaaagcatcaaattattCTGATCAGGGTGATTAATCAAACTCAATTGTTTTTTTCTTGttgctttgattctcatctacaagcagtttgcaatgaaactgtaacaatagtggtcatcagcaaataaggaatccaaatcttgtaaaagagacttactgaatggtaattAGGGAAAGCTGAATCCAGCACTGAAAACTCtgttaagaaagttcccaggtacggcacaattccctgaactatatcctagaaaaagagaggtgaatttgtttaatccattgtgaattcagtgtcatatttcccaaacatacgactccatgtcttatttattcccttgatcatgcaactaaatctatttagaatcaaaaCTTAGAACTCAAAATTTCAGACTGTCATACGGTGGAATGCAAAGTTGGAATTATAAAGGCCAGACAAGTTCAAcatttgatccctgatctgtgaactgtaaaccaaactcaatatttgagtaacttcatcatttggagattggacaTTTTCTACGTAATGTGCAATTGcgcttgaagataaaaacaatttacctcaccagatctccaaaactttgtctcaacaagtttaaatgtaatttttttctaaagtcaagaatataattcttctcaatgtcttttcataggacacctctCTTACCCAAAGAAATAATCTAATGGTCTCAGACGGTGGGTTGGTTCAGAACCTAAGAGCCTAGGAGATTGATCGGAATTTGCAAATTGGAACCAATATTGGGTTTGTGGCAGGAAGTAAATGCGATTTTTGAGGGGCTTTTcggcaacttgatgctttcatccagcagcataccagagggtacagtaatagttcttactgtgcgtacattaatgttgaagacacgaaagttccaagtatgaacagccagttcacagatgacacaagaattggacaggtgtaaacagcaaaaagccttagtctctcgggttacacatatgggctggttagaaggcttgaacagaggcaaatagaattcaatccagaaaagtgtgaggtgaagcattttgggagtctAATAAGTCAGGAgaatatatgttcaatgagataataagatgtggagctggatgaacacagcaggccaggcagcatcagaggagccggaaagttgatgttttgggtctgtatGAGAGaagatcagaaggaccttggtgtgtgcataaacatattcttgaaggcaggaggacctgtggataagttggtaaaatattggatacttgcctgaatataacagcaaaggggtaatgatggaactgtaaataacattagttgagccacagctggaacaatgtgtgcctcaaaactaaggcattttgctacttactaccgctccaattcttgtgtcatctgtgaacctgctgttcatacTTTGAGCTTTTGTGTCTTGGACATTaatgtacacacagcaagaactacCACGGTGCCCGGCACCACTGCCAAAAcacatttgtgtaagatgctgaaagattagcaaacgatgcactgtaattcactgcataatctgggagaaagctttatggaagttatacaactgtccaatcatgaactcacattttcccctgtatacttacagaattttgcaccacaaaaacaatcatcatgcagagcacacatttttgattataaaagcaaacctacttttagattcaatctagatcagaaaaatatgttgaaattctgtacagtgcaccaatcacaacacacaataaacaaagtgtgacagcagggcagtagaaattctggggcaaacatctggaaagcTATGTAAAAATATAGTTCACTGCAactagaacattgagcagtttgaaacatggagtgtctgtcaaactgacaacatgctagcatgattactgcatttctccctcttcaaatatCAGCTTTAAAATGCTTCAATTCcatctaagaatgatttagagaataagaaaactttgactattttctgagctggacaactagtttggtaaagtggcaccaaaatatttatatctaaccaactattttgttattttgtcaaattcaggagcaaaatgagtggacaaagagcatgataaaaggagtgaggaggaatggctagaaacttgtcagttttcgtccaagctagttgaaactagatagttgatgtctgaaatattgaacaaacaaagagatatgaatatctctccattcctacgcagcaaatagttcttactgcagagaacaagaaaaggaagacatggtaattgagtaaaaacacttatgagaaccagttaaatctcttaatgttttgccttggcctttattaattacaaggcccttgaagtgtacaaagcaaaagaaaaagaaattgacacatatcgcactttagacattgcttcagttcaaatttccaagataatgaacactgagaaagataatctatgaaggctgcatcactgcagcaTAACCAAATTAGATgttgattaaaatgttaactgcaatatcatcagcaattataagaatcatgacaaaacaatcttggaagacttgagccaagccagaccacctggactgcaatacatatattcctgttgcagtattgattgacagaatctgtatgcattcagtcaccaactgagttcattgcagatattttactagaaactattgatcatggcctgaatatagtcacactgggccaagtgcaacaccttacctccattagcagctctctacttgctataaagttatcttcttcattgtttgaaaggtcttcaaatgttatcttactgctcctcgtcaagagaatgagacaaattactcatggcagaatagagtcaagataacaaacagccgacatagaatctgacaaataagcaagtaatacagagagtgaacggcagtgaagcatttttacaataagtatAGTTATGTTAaccaaattgttcagaaatgttttggcaatctctggggcaggtagaacttgaaccctgattgtttcaacccagggatggggatactgccattgtgccgcaaaagctcttgagtgcagtcgttttcgtgaatctcattgcagcaagagagatttcattcccaagctgcctacaaaaaacaaccatgatcaaatggtctgaggcacacgaacataaactacaggtgtgcacttcaaagtgttatagagtgctttcttgggagattaaaataattgttgtctttgtattttagtatcccacacaaacctccggcttatatcaccccatcacagcatatccacaggaaactgtgttccgttacatccaacagcagatcagttttggaacacgatagttaaatatttcaagttgccaaacagttttctttttccacttaaacaaattaactcttcgctccttcgtgaaagaatgaaagattctgccaattagccaattgttaggattgcactgtagtgcctctggtaatcctgttaatgcaccgagcgtgtgaagatcacttgtgcaagtaaacctggaggtcaaacctgcaatttcctacctcatatttattaaataaatattacaaggctctttctgaacaatgacttactttgacacggctgcccaagtcttcttcaaattgaacacactattcgattgcaatgcagtggtaattgcatgcactgacgagaaattctgcaaagttctacattcctgtcagagaaaaaaagccatgagttctgtggaaaaagcagtgactccccattacccaacacctcagactttttaataaggttctatcagaaaaatgttagctgagaaaataacagcattaacaaacaaactttttgagggaaagaattccatgattcttggcaactcaaaccttgatattcgttttgtatccctctgagacaaccttttcagttcacttgctgccagcctgtgactggttagatttgattactgacaccaaaggagAGCTCAAAAAGAGTAGGATTGACACATggacatctgagtggtagaagtggcgaaggtaggggggtgggggcggggtaatcatctttgttatatccatcacatttagctcataaatgaatgataggttgtattatctgtcagaataggagggcaggaccagtcaagtgagatactcattcgaggggaaacagacaaatcaggaaattgggtctacttttatgaatcactacgttattgatactgagttaactaatcttacctagattagcagctgaatgtccttcatctgtttccaccacccccccaacctgttggaggtagggagaaaactggatcaaatcaaacctcccaaatgtgtactttggggtgtggtggagatgaggaggaagcctgcgagtgtttgttatcaggtctcaaagccacatctgcttggggaggaaggccagggaggggcagggtgatcacaccatttgggatttctttgaaggtgcgtcaattggcataatcataagagccttatctgattaaggccagcaggtaggttctcCAGCCCAGAGTCTTccggcttcagggaaataaagctgctgcagtaaaatggaagtaatggagggcacttcaacatggaagccactccttGCCAACTATTGTAAAAACGCAAcatcagaactagaaaagtcagccaagtgatcaaagtaaggtggtgattcctcttcagaatagcctttgatagcaccagtgtatatgtcagcaactctttcatccatgtctactactgggagtcagcctacattcggttgaactgctccatattgtaaaactggagacagactttcaaatccccatcaaggtcccattaatgcctcaagactcttaacaagtcaaaactgatgcaggcagtgttgccaagacccaaagcagacttctctaaattagctggcaacagaattattgtgaactttcattccaaaccttactaatgaatgaatattttgttgtcacgtgtatacgggaaaatacattgaaagtacagttttgttgcaaaatccagtgcaattttggattataaaatcagtaagaatcaattacttcctttacttaattagttaattactcggttcctatcctgaccctttccaaatgtacgagtgggaatgccacatgttggcgacaagtacaaacctggtatcagatctgacagcccttcctcactcttttcccgattgctgactaacatgctgagacaaattcctttggcaaacacataagaaacagacaaccaggcaagttactggagGGCCATCATGTAGgcacacagaatgcagaacattgggaataaaatgtacactgtttcatAAACTGACTACAgcttggaagggaggcaaataacactatgtaatgcccaataactaacttcatttttgaagggccagtaaaactctgaaatcagtttgccttttttatccacataaatatttttgatgagaaaaaaatacattaatatttcaatgcaactgtaaactgaggcaagaactattagcagccagcactacagaaattatgaatgctagggttttccatgaagcattcaactcttattcagaaaagtattctgctcgccaattcaagaggctttcaaaccttggacatatcaacacataCTGTTcatggcttgctctcttccaccatggttgtttcatgcactgtggactttaacatgtcacaaaggctaaaaaccaataaagaatagtgtacctgggcaacatcaatccatttctcaatgattttagccgtctgccgtggtttcagctgttgaggtcttaatatggtgctggtgacacattttgtaacattattgaactgtgtaatggtggcctg of the Stegostoma tigrinum isolate sSteTig4 chromosome 11, sSteTig4.hap1, whole genome shotgun sequence genome contains:
- the LOC132210178 gene encoding ral guanine nucleotide dissociation stimulator-like 1, whose translation is MKIAIPEILEIWLEESAEDFRQVPTYSCLRKVLSYLNQTVPGSDAELQAQKLLSRFLVEETAEKEMFKGYRRRVRFCVGEEHDQTIEQVDEKLLSYPSRFIAEQLTFMDADLFRKLVPSQCLGSIWSQRGKEEKQHLVSTVQATITQFNNVTKCVTSTILRPQQLKPRQTAKIIEKWIDVAQECRTLQNFSSVHAITTALQSNSVFNLKKTWAAVSKSSKITFEDLSNNEEDNFIASRELLMEDIVQGIVPYLGTFLTEFSVLDSAFPNYHSNGWIYFDKRQKLL